The DNA region GCTAATAATACATTggattttgtggaaaaaaacaaacaaacttaaatTATCAAACAATAATCTGACGGCCCCCTGCAGTAGCTGCATGGACCCTCTAGGTGTCCCggaccccctgttgaagacccaggtTTTAGAGTGTTATATTAGCAATCCGGTATTTTTTCCATTCCTTTCAACATCTGCTCAAGCTCAGGTTTTGTATAGATATGGCACTGCAAAGCTTAGGCCTGTCTTTTAATCAGCTATCAGTCACTGTTACGTAGGTCTGACATAACTAAGTTccatataaatacatttaaaaacaggaaatacaattCATCCTTGGTTTAACAAAACTGTATTTCTGATCATCTTGCAGAATATTTTTCACGCCATTGTGGAGGTCCCAAGATGGACGAATGCAAAAATGGaggtatatatacatatatttacaaattatcactgtattcatttattatgtCAATGCATGGTCCCTCCTGATACTCAGCTCATACATTGGAAATGTTTCAATAGTTTTAATAGTAACTGACTGTACTTGTtaaagtatgtgtgtatggtcATAGAGCTATGTTTAATCTCAAGATTTGATCCCTACAttatcaaataataataataataaaaaaaatagctgcCCTGTAATGTTTCAGTTGAAGTTGATGTGACTGTCTGTCGATCAGATTGCCACCAAGGATCCTCTCAATCCACTGAAACAAGACGTGAAGAAGGGGAATCTTCGTTATGTAGCCAATGTGTTTCCTCACAAAGGCTACATCTGGAACTATGGAGCTATTCCACAGGTACAATTTATATTCAAACAACAGATAACCAGACTGTGTCTCTGCTCCATCAAACATGagctttctgttttcacagacgtGGGAAGACCCAAACCACAAGGACAGTGACACAGGCTGCTGTGGAGACAATGATCCTATTGATATATGTGACATAGGGAATAAGGTACGACTCCAGTGAGGTGCTTTGAAGAGACTGCCAGATTTAAGTTCAACGGTTTGCAGCTTTTCCAAAAATGTGTCTTTGGTTCTCAGGTGTGCTCTCGGGGGGAAATAATCAAAGTGAAGGTGTTGGGAACTCTGGCTTTGATCGATGAGGGTGAAACAGACTGGAAGGTCATTGTGATCAATACTGAGGACCCTGAAGCCGCCGACTTTAACGGTATAAATAACCTGCaacaaaagaggaagaaaatctTCCATCACTTCCACCAGTTATTCTGGATTTTAGAGCTCTCCTTTACTGTTGATATGTTGCAGATATTGATGATGTAAGACGACTTAAACCTGGATACCTGGAAGCAACTGTTGACTGGTTCAAACGATACAAAGTCCCAGATGGGAAACCTGAAAACCAGTTCGCTTTCAACGGAGAGTTCAAGGACAGGGTACACCTTTTACACTAGTACTACAATATTTgggctttattttttaaaatgttaggACATGTTTTTAAACTTTAGACTATTGATTTGActgatctttttatttttaaaatgattaaacaaagaaatgaaaagtatggaagcccatttccacCAGTGTGATAAAAAAAGAGCCTATGAGTCCTTAAAATTAGACACTTCTCAAAATGACTtatgtatcttaaaataatgatgtaGTATAAGAAAATAAtgagaaagtttctcaaaaCATGACTTGGAAtttgaaaataatgagaaactttctcaaaacatGACTtagaatttgaaaataatgagaaactttctcaaaacatGACTtagaatttgaaaataatgggaaactttctcaaaacatgacttaatatcacaaaaataatgggaaactttctcaaaacatGACTtagaatttgaaaataatgggaaactttctcaaaacatGACTtagaatttgaaaataatggGGAACTTTCtcaaaacatgacttaatattacaaaaataatgggaaactttctcaaaacatgacttaatatcacaaaaataatgggaaactttctcaaaacatGACTtagaatttgaaaataatggGGAACTTTCtcaaaacatgacttaatattacaaaaataatgggaaactttctcaaaacatgacttaatatcacaaaaataatgggaaactttctcaaaacatGACTtagaatttgaaaataatgagaaactttctcaaaacatGAATATCTGAAAAATTATCAGAAACCTTCTCAAAATAACATAATGacataatatctcaaaataatgagatactttCTCAAAAtgtgacttaatatctcaaaataattctcaagataatgacttagtatttgaaaataattagaaactttcttaaaaagtgacttaatatctcaaaataatgagaaactttcttgaaataatgacttagtatctcaacaTAATAAGAATAACAACTTTGTactctcattattttgagataccaagtcattattctGAGAATGTTTCTTATTACCTGAGATACAAACGGATAATTTTGAaataattaagattttttttttcgagAAAACGTTTCATTATAATAActtaaaggatttttttggtggaaatgggcttCCACAAGAACAGGTTATATCAATgtaatgaaacattttcaaggtgaaaattagaaataaaatgtttagaCTGCTTAATTTGTTTGTTAAGCAAATATACTCTAGTTTTTACCCAATATATTGATACTTTCTTGGAGTAAAGAGATGAGAAAAATCTGTCATTTGGTTATTGTGACTTTTGTTTTCCAGGACTTTGCCATTAAAACAGTGAAGAGCACCCACGAGTTTTGGAAGGCACTGATTTCTAAGAAGACTGATGCTGGCGAGTTAAACTGGTGAGGACTTACGCTCCATTACGCAGACAGTAAAGGCTATAAATGCTATTTGTGATATTTCCTGCCATAACAAGCTTGAGATAAATATCAAGGATGCTGAGTTTGAGTGAGCTAAATCATAATCCTGCAGCTGCTCAGTTAATGAGCTGTTTAatacttttttattgttgtaaatATTTGCCTCTCTGaaactttctttgttttatctcttaCTTGAATCAGCATGAACACCAGTGTGTCAGACAGTCCGTTCTGCTGCTCCGCTGGGGACGCAGAGGCTGTGGTTAAGTCTGTAAgtccattttttattattaaattcaCATAACAGCTCAATCCCTACTTTAATGAGATTAGAAATGACAAACATAACAGTGTGCTGGATAACCTGGTGACACACAAAGCCctcagacaaagagagaggatCATTAGTGAAGCAGTTCGCGCTAACTGATTCATTTGGCAACATCAGGTCATTGGTTTTCAGTTCAGACAGAAACCAGCATTTCATCTCTCTcacaaaatgcaaaacagaCCCCCGATATATCACAGCAGTTAATTAGTCCAAAACATCTCAGCAGCACATGTGTATTGCTCATTACCTCCCAGCTGCATttatgaagccaaaatatctctTACAGGCGTGTGCTTTTGGAGGCGAAGATCCCATTCCAAGCTCAGGTGGGTGTTTGCACATTTATCTGTTTTATCGCAGCTACTTTATGTTGCTACTTGTGCAAGTCACACATATACTCAATTATTTTTCAGTGGACAAATGGTTCTACTATGAGAAGTAAGAAGAAAAGCCCGAGCAGGAACCTCCATCCTTTCATTCATCTGGTTTCAACACATCAGAGCAGCACATGAAGTGGACTGGATTTATATTTCATGTCACATTTACTCGCTTCTTTGTTCACACTTGAATGTCTGATGCTGTTGTGTGATTGTGGCACCGTATTATGTTTAAGTTACTGGATAGCAGCCTGATTTCAGGCTTGACAGAACATCACAATAAACCATGCTAAAAGCCAGGGTACTGATTTTATTGCCTCTTGTCATTATCACATAAGGCTTGAGCCCCAGAATATGGATCTCAAGTGTCTGCAGCCTTTGAAATACATACACTCATTTCTGTACAGTCCTCCATCCAATAATGCATGCGGACAATAGAATTAACTGCACTACTGCGTATGGGCAATTACAATAAATGATGTATTGTTCCTAAAATGTAATAGCTACTTAACAGTACAAATTACCGGTTATTAAAGTCCGTGGCTGTGAGAGGATGATCCCCATGGGGTGCTTCTGTAGGCTGCAATTAAACAATAGGCTCCAACAACCACCAGAGGCCTTCACAGTGTGGAGAGAAAATATGGTTACAACTGATAAAAGTGTTGTTTTATAGCTAGCAGGATAAAAACATGATCTGTTTTCCTGCTGAAATTACACCTGCTGTAACTGCATGACAATTGATTTTAATTACTGCCTGATGCGACTGCTTTCAAAGGATAAAAGTGATGCATTTTAAAGCTTTGGTGTGGAAGGtttaaggggatatattggcagaaatggaatataatacagtaagtatgttttctttagtgtgtaatcacctgaaaataagaatccttgTGTATTCGTTAActtagaatgagcagtttatat from Epinephelus fuscoguttatus linkage group LG20, E.fuscoguttatus.final_Chr_v1 includes:
- the ppa1a gene encoding inorganic pyrophosphatase 2, mitochondrial — protein: MSVTIEERGRPNTLDYRVFFKNSEGKYISPFHDIPIYANEAENIFHAIVEVPRWTNAKMEIATKDPLNPLKQDVKKGNLRYVANVFPHKGYIWNYGAIPQTWEDPNHKDSDTGCCGDNDPIDICDIGNKVCSRGEIIKVKVLGTLALIDEGETDWKVIVINTEDPEAADFNDIDDVRRLKPGYLEATVDWFKRYKVPDGKPENQFAFNGEFKDRDFAIKTVKSTHEFWKALISKKTDAGELNCMNTSVSDSPFCCSAGDAEAVVKSACAFGGEDPIPSSVDKWFYYEK